A portion of the Edaphobacter bradus genome contains these proteins:
- a CDS encoding TonB-dependent receptor: MRKNTPPLPDSGVKKSSHITLLFALFGILLLVPSLARAQATGQIAGTVSDPSGRVVAAATVELISDATGQTRSTTSSSDGSFIFPLVNPGTYQVRVNATGFRTSLTRGVEVDVNGTNRIEVKLAVGPTTVEITVTDAPPLVESTNATMGVVVDRQSIVDLPLNGRNFAQLGTLIPGVVAAPAGLGGAQGNATVGGFGDTTGSFNVNGMRNQSNSFLLDGAPNNDSFNSGFVMRPPPDAIEEFKIMTHSYEAQYGRNAGSVVNVVTRSGTNQLHGDLWWFNREAALAAKTYFAVTKPNYQQNQFGAAAGGPVLKDKVFLFGYYEGFRLKDATSNVLNQPVLSSAERGGDFSELLTSSSTTCSTTGVTGGGRIIDPLTKTQFCYGGKPNVIDPARISAVSANLLKNYIPLPNSAGNFYKAAPANIDNRNMFGLRADWKLASKHSILGRYLYTHQNLYGPITPTNFPPTGNRQIMTLQDALASDTWNINDHMINVGRYAWQRIEGTPNKTSGLDLTSQGYAYSSTNATAKGLPNVTLTGYFTTGDLQQPFAYRANGVNTISDDLTWIKHRHVIQFGGEIRRDRINLLYINRPNGAFTFNTNKIFTTNALSDFLLGYPFMFQQGSGDPSLNGSSWTYSFYGQDEFRINRHLSLQAGLRYEVNRPYVEDKNHLAALHPGQQSTIQPKAPVGLVYPGDAGTPRATYYTDADNWAPRIGATIDPIGDGKTSIRAAWGLFYDTVPGQGDFFQNGTLAPPFQPLQEIDFFANTTPPTSTYFSNPYAGVAVGAPGFPPNLTFIGWSLANSFKTAQVQEYNVSVQRQLTNNMAFEVGYVGSRGEHLPIFIEVNPTTVLPSGSSAAGANAYKAGSRAVFPAFGLTRPTFSAGKSWFDSLQASWQLRNYHHIHATAAYTHGHSIDNASGLNIGTDSRPVLPATIGNQAFIDAAVARERGDSLFDARNRFVLSLQYEFPRLDGHSLAQRLIIGGWQFNTIYQIQSGSPFAVVNSSTTAQSLTFRPNQTCNANSGAPHKAGTLSSQHYINTGCFALPTVTLNGVSLIDNSHSGNAARNSALGPGYNTTDASLFKILNFSESRKFEFRFEVFNLFNEAHFSQPVATLGSSTFGQITSTVGNDSRVIQMAIKLSF, from the coding sequence ATGCGCAAGAACACACCGCCCCTTCCAGACTCGGGCGTCAAGAAGTCTTCACACATAACCCTCCTCTTCGCTCTGTTTGGAATTCTCCTCCTTGTCCCATCTCTCGCCCGCGCCCAGGCCACAGGACAGATCGCTGGCACGGTCTCCGACCCTTCCGGCAGAGTCGTCGCAGCAGCGACAGTAGAGCTCATCAGCGACGCCACCGGGCAGACCCGCTCCACCACCTCCTCCTCAGACGGAAGCTTCATCTTTCCTCTCGTCAATCCCGGCACCTATCAGGTTCGAGTCAATGCCACTGGATTCCGAACCAGCCTCACCCGGGGCGTCGAGGTCGACGTCAACGGAACAAACCGGATCGAAGTAAAGCTGGCCGTGGGCCCGACAACTGTTGAAATTACCGTCACCGACGCTCCGCCGCTCGTCGAAAGCACCAACGCCACTATGGGCGTCGTCGTCGACCGCCAGAGCATCGTCGACCTCCCGCTCAATGGACGCAACTTCGCCCAGCTCGGAACCCTTATCCCCGGCGTCGTCGCCGCCCCCGCGGGACTAGGCGGAGCCCAGGGCAACGCCACCGTCGGCGGCTTCGGCGACACCACTGGCAGCTTCAACGTCAACGGGATGCGCAACCAGTCCAACAGCTTCCTCCTCGACGGTGCTCCCAACAACGACTCCTTCAACAGCGGCTTCGTCATGCGCCCTCCACCGGACGCCATCGAGGAGTTCAAGATCATGACGCACTCTTACGAGGCGCAGTACGGCCGCAACGCGGGCTCCGTCGTGAACGTCGTCACCCGCTCGGGAACCAACCAGCTCCACGGCGATCTCTGGTGGTTCAACCGCGAGGCCGCCCTCGCCGCCAAGACTTACTTCGCCGTCACCAAGCCCAACTACCAGCAGAACCAGTTCGGAGCAGCCGCCGGCGGCCCCGTCCTCAAAGACAAGGTCTTCCTCTTCGGCTATTACGAGGGCTTCCGCCTCAAGGACGCGACCTCGAACGTCCTCAACCAGCCCGTCCTCAGCTCAGCCGAGCGTGGGGGAGACTTCTCCGAGCTTCTCACATCGTCTTCAACCACCTGCTCAACCACTGGGGTTACCGGTGGAGGCAGGATCATCGATCCGCTAACGAAGACGCAGTTTTGCTACGGGGGTAAGCCCAACGTCATCGACCCCGCACGCATCAGCGCCGTCAGCGCCAATCTGCTCAAGAACTACATTCCGCTCCCCAACAGCGCGGGCAACTTCTACAAGGCGGCTCCCGCCAACATCGACAACCGCAACATGTTCGGACTCCGCGCCGACTGGAAACTTGCTTCGAAGCACTCCATCCTCGGCCGCTATCTTTACACTCACCAGAACCTCTACGGCCCCATCACACCCACGAACTTCCCGCCCACCGGCAACCGCCAGATCATGACCCTGCAGGATGCCCTCGCCTCCGACACCTGGAACATCAACGACCACATGATCAACGTCGGCCGCTACGCCTGGCAGCGCATCGAAGGCACTCCGAACAAGACCAGCGGCCTCGATCTCACAAGCCAGGGCTACGCCTACTCCTCCACTAACGCGACGGCCAAGGGACTGCCCAACGTCACACTCACCGGCTACTTCACCACCGGCGATCTGCAGCAACCCTTCGCCTACCGCGCTAACGGCGTCAATACCATCTCCGACGACCTCACCTGGATCAAGCACCGTCATGTCATCCAGTTCGGCGGCGAGATTCGGCGCGACCGCATCAACCTCCTCTACATCAACCGCCCCAACGGCGCCTTCACGTTCAACACCAACAAAATCTTCACCACCAACGCGCTCTCCGACTTCCTGCTTGGCTATCCCTTCATGTTTCAGCAGGGATCAGGCGATCCGTCCCTCAACGGCTCCTCGTGGACCTACTCTTTCTACGGACAGGACGAATTCCGCATCAACCGCCACCTCTCGCTCCAAGCCGGCTTGCGCTACGAGGTCAACCGCCCCTACGTCGAAGACAAGAACCACCTTGCCGCCCTGCATCCCGGTCAGCAGTCGACCATCCAGCCCAAAGCACCCGTCGGCCTCGTCTACCCCGGTGACGCCGGTACGCCCCGAGCAACCTACTACACCGACGCCGACAACTGGGCTCCCCGCATCGGAGCCACCATCGACCCCATCGGCGACGGCAAGACCAGCATTCGCGCCGCTTGGGGCCTCTTCTATGACACCGTTCCCGGACAGGGAGACTTCTTCCAGAACGGAACCCTCGCTCCCCCCTTCCAGCCCCTCCAGGAGATAGACTTCTTCGCGAACACCACTCCGCCCACCTCCACCTACTTCTCCAACCCCTACGCTGGCGTAGCAGTTGGAGCCCCCGGTTTTCCCCCTAACCTCACCTTCATCGGCTGGAGCCTCGCCAACTCCTTTAAGACCGCCCAGGTCCAGGAGTACAACGTGAGCGTGCAGCGCCAACTGACCAACAACATGGCCTTTGAAGTCGGCTACGTCGGCTCGCGTGGTGAGCACCTTCCCATCTTCATTGAGGTCAACCCAACCACGGTCCTGCCCAGCGGCTCCTCCGCCGCAGGAGCCAATGCCTACAAGGCAGGCTCCCGCGCTGTCTTCCCCGCCTTCGGCCTCACGCGTCCAACCTTCTCCGCAGGAAAGTCATGGTTCGACTCGCTGCAGGCAAGCTGGCAGTTGCGCAACTACCACCACATTCATGCGACTGCCGCCTACACCCACGGCCACTCCATCGATAACGCATCAGGCCTCAACATCGGCACCGACTCGCGCCCGGTCCTCCCCGCTACCATCGGCAACCAGGCATTCATCGATGCGGCAGTAGCGAGAGAGCGCGGCGACTCACTCTTCGACGCTCGCAACCGCTTCGTCCTCAGTCTGCAATACGAGTTCCCCCGGCTCGATGGCCACTCTCTTGCACAACGGCTCATCATCGGTGGCTGGCAGTTCAACACCATCTACCAGATTCAGTCCGGAAGCCCGTTCGCGGTGGTCAACTCCTCCACGACCGCGCAGTCGCTCACCTTCAGGCCCAACCAGACCTGTAACGCCAACTCCGGCGCGCCCCACAAAGCAGGCACGCTCTCGAGTCAGCACTACATCAACACCGGCTGCTTCGCTCTGCCTACCGTGACGCTCAACGGCGTCTCTCTCATCGACAATAGCCACAGCGGCAATGCAGCCCGCAACTCGGCTCTTGGTCCCGGCTACAACACCACCGATGCCTCGCTCTTCAAAATCCTGAACTTCAGCGAAAGCAGGAAGTTCGAATTCCGCTTCGAGGTCTTCAATCTCTTCAACGAAGCTCACTTCTCGCAGCCCGTCGCAAC